One genomic window of Quercus lobata isolate SW786 chromosome 9, ValleyOak3.0 Primary Assembly, whole genome shotgun sequence includes the following:
- the LOC115961960 gene encoding TMV resistance protein N-like, producing the protein MAGSFEYEYDVFVSFCKEDTRTSFAGHLFAAFDRKKIRAYRGEEAGPELLKEIETSKIAVVVFSKNYATSHLCLDELVKIMECKRLFNQRVIPVFYDVSPSEVRTQKGNLSEALLNGPDDKVNSWKVALTDAANLAGLHLKPHRPEPEFIEEIVEVIWKRVKGESSTVQSRRQIDNPSAGDGEDSSIIISQNDALSVQNAIAEWSRLFFFCGPVSLIYDHANARECSVSFGPPPTNEGGERFFRLLLSGLQISPCHIHLYVVLILIVKLVADVLPTPCSSII; encoded by the exons ATGGCTGGTTCCTTTGAATACGAATACGATGTCTTCGTTAGTTTTTGTAAGGAAGATACCCGCACAAGCTTTGCCGGACATCTCTTTGCCGCTTTTGACCGTAAAAAGATTCGTGCGTATAGAGGGGAAGAGGCTGGACCCGAGTTATTGAAGGAAATTGAGACATCAAAGATTGCAGTTGTGGTGTTCTCCAAAAACTATGCTACTTCGCATTTGTGCCTGGATGAGCTGGTGAAGATCATGGAATGCAAAAGGCTGTTCAATCAAAGGGTCATCCCTGTTTTCTATGATGTGTCTCCATCCGAGGTACGAACACAGAAGGGGAATTTGTCGGAGGCGTTGCTGAATGGCCCTGATGACAAGGTTAACAGTTGGAAGGTTGCTTTAACGGACGCTGCAAACTTGGCTGGATTGCATTTGAAACCGCATCg TCCAGAGCCAGAGTTTATAGAGGAAATTGTTGAAGTCATTTGGAAAAGAGTAAAAGGGGAATCATCCACCGTTCAATCCCGTCGTCAGATTGATAATCCCAGTGCCGGTGACGGTGAAGACTCTTCAATAATCATCTCGCAAAATGATGCTTTATCTGTTCAAAATGCTATTGCTGAGTGGagtcgtcttttttttttttgtgggccAGTTAGCCTTATATACGATCACGCAAATGCGAGGGAGTGTTCTGTATC CTTTGGACCTCCACCTACTAATGAAGGTGGAGAAAGATTCTTTCGGCTCTTGCTTAGTGGTCTCCAAATCTCTCCTTGTCACATCCACCTCTATGTTGTACTTATATTGATTGTGAAACTCGTGGCAGATGTCCTCCCAACTCCTTGCTCTAGCATCATCTAG